The genomic interval CGCAAGCTTTGATCGCGAATTTTTGGAAGCCGAATTTCGAAGAGCCAACCGCGAACTTCCGGCTTTCACCTGGGTGGATCCTTGTGTCTTTATTCGTGAATTTGACCGATATCAAAAGGGCAAAAAATTAACCGACGCCGCTTTACGCTGGGGGGTTCGTTTGGACGGTGCTCATCGCGCGCTAGCCGATGCTAAAGCAGCTGGGCATCTTTTGCTGAAACTCATGCCTCGTTTAAAAGCGAACTCCTTATCGGAGCTCATCACTTTGCAAAACGCCTGGCAAATCGATCAAGAGCGACAATACCAAGCTTACGCGGCTCGAAAAGCAAAATAGCCGTCCGAAGATACGCGTCCAAGAATGGTGTTTTTTCAGCATTGCAAACTCGGACTTTTGTCGATTGCTTAATCGGCCGAGGCATGAGAGAATGAGCCTCTATGCGTTATGCGATTGGCATCGATGATTTTCAGCAACTGAGAACTTCGCTGGATGATACCGGAACCCCGCTTTTTTACTGCGATAAAAGCCTTTTTATTCGCGACGTCATCCGAGACGGTTCTTCGGTTCTTCTATTGCCCAGACCCCGACGTTTTGGGAAGTCGTTGAACCTCTCCATGCTCAAGTATTTTATGGGCAGTGATGAGCCTTTGTTTGAGGGTCTTGCCATTGAGCAGTACCCAGAAATTTTGGCAGGGTGGCGCGGTAAATTCCCGGTGGTGACGCTAGGATTTAAAGGCTTAAAAGCAGATACTTTTGGCGATCTGCAGGCTTCTTTAAAAGGATTGATTGCAAGCTGTTTTAGAGACTACGAGTACTTGACGGAGTCTGTTCAACTGTCTGATCTGAGCAAAAAAAGCATCTTGCCGTATTTTAGCCGCGACTTTCCCACCATCGATCTAGGCCCTTCCTTGATGCATCTCACCAAGCTTCTTGAGAAACACCACGGTCAAAAAGTTTGGGTGCTGATCGATGAGTATGACACGCCCTTGCAACATGCGTACTTAAATGGGTTTTTTCCGGAAGCGGTGGCGTTGTTTAAGCAAGTCCTGGGAGCGGTCCTCAAATCCAATACGTCTTTATACAAGGCGGTGATCACCGGCATTACGCGGATTTCCAAAGAAAGCTTGTTTTCAGACCTGAATAACATTCGAGTTTATGACATTACCCAAAACGCTTATGCAAATTATTTTGGCTTTACGGAAGAAGAAGTAGAAGCCGTTTGTCCATCGGAGCATTTGTCGGAGCTGAAATCCTGGTACAACGGTTATTCGTTTGGGAAGAACCGCCTGACCATCTATAATCCTTGGTCAGTCTTAAACTTCTTGAGCAACGATTTTGATTTAAAGCCCTATTGGGTCAACACGTCTGGAAATGATTTGATCCAAGATTGCTTAACGGCCGATAAATTGCCGGATGTTCGCAAGCTCATTCAAGGGGAGAGCATTGATATCCCAATTGAGCCGCACACGGTGATGAGCGACCTGAGAGAAAACGCTTATTCGTTTTGGAATCTGTTGTTTGTTTCGGGCTATCTAACCTTGGATGCGGAAGGCAAGATGATGATCCCGAATCGAGAGGTGGCCTATTTTTTCGAGAAAATGGTCACTTCGTGGTTTGGGGGCAAGCAACGGGATCTTTTTCTGGTCTATTTGTTGAATGATTTGATTCAGGGCAACGCCATCAATTTGCAAAAGCGATTGCAGCAATTGATTTTAGAATCGATGAGCTTTTATGACGTCAGCGAAACCAATCAAGAGTCGTTCTATCATGGCTTCTTGCTGGGTATCACGTTGGGTCTGCGAGGGCGCTACACGGTCAAATCGAATCGAGAAAGCGGCTACGGGCGCTATGACTTGGGGCTGTACCCCCTAAACGCTCAGAAAGATCCGGGTATTTTGATCGAAGTCAAAATGGGCCTAGAGGCCTCGGCAGGCTTGGAGCAGGTTGAAGAAAAAGCCTACTATCAAGACTTACAAACGGCCGGTTGTTCGAAAATCCAGACTTACTCGATTGCGTTCGATGGGAAACACGTGAGCAGTCAGTATCGTGCATTCATCTGCGAACAGCAAACGTTTTAAGTCTTATGCCGACTCAACTGTGACACCGAGTTCCAAAGCTCGCGAGGTGTTGAAAACAGCACGCGACCCTGTGTGCCGCAAGAAATCTTGCAGAGTTCATTGATATGGTGGGTGCTTGCTTGTTACTGTGTCATCATGATTCGATGGATTGCTGTCTTATTGGTCTCTAGCTGTATTTCTTGTTCCTCAAATAAGTCGAGTTCATCGACCGAAAGCTCAAAGCCCAATTATTGGTCTTTATACAATCCTGCGTCTCAACAATCGATTTTATGGGGGAGCGATATCAGCAACGAAGCTTTTGTGAATGCTTGGCTTGAAGAGGGGTTATTGAGTCAAGAAGACAACCAATTGACAGGTCCAATCCAAAGCATCGGGCAGACCAACTGGGAGGCTGGGATGGCATACTTGCAGTCCACTGCTTTCAAGAGTCAATTGCCTACGATCACTTCCTACACCTGTTACGATAGCAACCAGCAAGATTCTTTTGGAAACTACCTCAATCGAAACTGTATCCCAGTTGTGGGCTCTAAAAACTTTTTTCAATGCACAGTCTACGCTCAAAATACGTGTCCTACCTGCTCTCAAACGCTTCAACCGATCACTCAGACTTGCTTGATCAACCCAACCAAACCGGGAGGAGGTGTCTGCAGTCAAGGAGAACTGCCCTCAGGGTGTGACCAACCAGGGCCCAACTGCAACCCCTGCACAACTTCCAACGTGTTTGCAGGTTCTTGTACGATTCAAAATCAGACCCAGCAAAGCGGGCATGACCCCGTTTCTTCTGGGCCCTTTGTCGACGCTTGTTATCTGGATGGGGAAGGCCCAAATCCCGCTGTCCAACACAGTTCTGGATTTTATTGCTTAGGCTGGAAAGCAACGACTTACGACCTTCGTAAAGTGAATCTTCAGATGAAAAACCTTTATGGGAATAACGAGATTATGGGTTGCATGTCCCCAGGTACGGCGATGAGCGCGAATACGCGCTGGGGAGGACTTGGGATTGGTTCTTCTTGCGTTGCCGAAGATCCAGGCTTCCCGAACACCGGGGAGACAGCCATTTTGTTGCCGACTTATTTGGATCCCGTGATTTTATTTTCCAATCCTTTCAGCAATGACAACCTGAGTGGGATCCTCAACCCTTCTCAGAGCACGACTTACCCGAATGTGCCTTTTCCGCCCACTGGAATGGAAAATCAGTACTCGATTTACTCTGCTTGGGTGGGATTTTGCCAGCAAAACCCCAAATTCTGCCAAGCTCCAGCACTTGGAACGAGCACCTCAGGCTTAGCGCACCTCGTAGGCCAGGCGGGTCCGGTCTCGACCTCAGACTATGTGCTGGTTTTAAAAAAGAATAATCCAAAATCCTATTACACTTGGCAATACGATGATGGAGCCGGAACCCTTGTTTGCCAAGATCCAACCAGTCAAGTTTTGGCCTATTTCTGTGCGGGCACTCAGCTCAGTTCAAGCGCTGCAAAAGCCGTTTTCGCGAATGCTTCCGCTTCTCGACGCAGCTCGCGCTTTGCAGCGGTTAATAATTGCCCCTACGATATCTGGGTACAAATGAAATCGGCACCGGCTCCTGCCAATATTTGCCTATCATCGTTCGCTGTAAACGATGGGAGCGATTGCTTGCAAAAAATCTCTCCAGGAGGCACCTACGTGTACGATACGCCAGAGGCGGGTAAGCAAAGTGTGAATCTTTGGTCCAAAACAGGCTGCGATGCGACTGGGTTTAACTGCATAACGGGGGAAACAGGCGACAACAATGGTCATGAACGTTCATACGGTTCACAGCCCGATCTTGAGACAAAAGTGGAAGCTTCGTTTGGGTGCACGCTACCCCAGGCTCAACGCAATGGCTGCCAACAAGCAGGAGGGAAAGCATTGATTCCAGCCACTTTCTACGACATTACCTTTGTGGATGGCTATACCAGGCCCGTTTCATTTCAAATGATTCCAGGTCCAGAAGATTTGACAAATTCAAACTGCATGACACCTTCCTC from Myxococcaceae bacterium carries:
- a CDS encoding AAA family ATPase; the protein is MRYAIGIDDFQQLRTSLDDTGTPLFYCDKSLFIRDVIRDGSSVLLLPRPRRFGKSLNLSMLKYFMGSDEPLFEGLAIEQYPEILAGWRGKFPVVTLGFKGLKADTFGDLQASLKGLIASCFRDYEYLTESVQLSDLSKKSILPYFSRDFPTIDLGPSLMHLTKLLEKHHGQKVWVLIDEYDTPLQHAYLNGFFPEAVALFKQVLGAVLKSNTSLYKAVITGITRISKESLFSDLNNIRVYDITQNAYANYFGFTEEEVEAVCPSEHLSELKSWYNGYSFGKNRLTIYNPWSVLNFLSNDFDLKPYWVNTSGNDLIQDCLTADKLPDVRKLIQGESIDIPIEPHTVMSDLRENAYSFWNLLFVSGYLTLDAEGKMMIPNREVAYFFEKMVTSWFGGKQRDLFLVYLLNDLIQGNAINLQKRLQQLILESMSFYDVSETNQESFYHGFLLGITLGLRGRYTVKSNRESGYGRYDLGLYPLNAQKDPGILIEVKMGLEASAGLEQVEEKAYYQDLQTAGCSKIQTYSIAFDGKHVSSQYRAFICEQQTF